The following coding sequences are from one Microtus pennsylvanicus isolate mMicPen1 chromosome 1, mMicPen1.hap1, whole genome shotgun sequence window:
- the Slc5a3 gene encoding sodium/myo-inositol cotransporter: MRAVLETADIAIVALYFVLVMCIGFFAMWKSNRSTVSGYFLAGRSMTWVAIGASLFVSNIGSEHFIGLAGSGAASGFAVGAWEFNALLLLQLLGWVFIPIYIRSGVYTMPEYLSKRFGGHRIQVYFAALSLLLYIFTKLSVDLYSGALFIQESLGWNLYVSVILLIGMTALLTVTGGLVAVIYTDTLQALLMIIGALTLMVISMMKIGGFEEVKRRYMLASPNVASILLTHNLSNTNSCNVHPKEDALKMLRDPTDEDVPWPGFILGQTPASVWYWCADQVIVQRVLAAKNIAHAKGSTLMAGFLKLLPMFIIVVPGMISRILFVDDIACINPEHCMQVCGSRAGCSNIAYPRLVMKLVPVGLRGLMMAVMIAALMSDLDSIFNSASTIFTLDVYKLIRKSASSRELMIVGRIFVAFMVVISIAWVPIIVEMQGGQMYLYIQEVADYLTPPVAALFLLAIFWKRCNEQGAFYGGMAGFVLGAVRLILAFTYRAPECDQPDNRPGFIKDIHYMYVATALFWITGLITVIVSLLTPPPTKDQIRTTTFWSKKTLVTKESCCQKDEPYKMQEKSFLRSNDNSEAINHVIPNGKSEDSIKELQPEDVNLLVTCREEGNPVASMGHSEAETPVDAYSNGQAALMGEKEREKETESRSRYWKFIDWFCGFKSKSLSKRSLRDLMDEEAVCSQMLEESPQVKVVLNIGLFAVCSLGIFMFVYFSL; the protein is encoded by the coding sequence ATGAGGGCTGTGCTGGAGACGGCAGACATTGCCATAGTGGCCCTGTATTTTGTCCTGGTCATGTGCATTGGTTTTTTTGCCATGTGGAAATCTAATAGAAGCACTGTGAGTGGATACTTCCTGGCCGGGCGCTCTATGACCTGGGTGGCAATTGGTGCCTCTCTGTTTGTGAGCAATATTGGGAGTGAGCACTTCATTGGGCTGGCAGGATCTGGAGCAGCGAGTGGATTTGCAGTAGGCGCGTGGGAATTCAATGCCTTACTGCTCTTGCAACTTCTGGGATGGGTTTTCATCCCTATTTACATCCGATCAGGGGTATACACTATGCCTGAATACTTGTCCAAGAGATTCGGTGGCCATAGGATTCAGGTCTATTTTGCGGCCTTGTCTCTCCTTCTGTATATCTTCACCAAGCTCTCAGTGGATCTGTATTCAGGTGCCCTCTTTATCCAGGAGTCCTTGGGTTGGAACCTTTATGTGTCTGTCATCCTGCTCATTGGCATGACCGCTCTGCTGACTGTCACCGGAGGCCTTGTTGCAGTGATCTACACAGACACCCTCCAGGCTCTGCTCATGATAATCGGGGCGCTCACACTTATGGTTATTAGCATGATGAAGATCGGAGGGTTTGAGGAAGTTAAGAGAAGGTACATGTTGGCCTCACCCAATGTTGCTTCCATTTTGTTGACACACAACCTTTCCAACACAAATTCATGTAATGTCCACCCTAAGGAGGATGCCCTAAAAATGCTGCGAGATCCAACAGATGAAGATGTTCCATGGCCTGGCTTCATTCTTGGGCAGACCCCAGCCTCGGTATGGTACTGGTGTGCTGACCAAGTCATTGTGCAGAGGGTTCTAGCAGCCAAAAACATTGCTCATGCCAAAGGCTCTACTCTAATGGCTGGCTTCTTGAAGCTTCTACCAATGTTTATCATAGTTGTCCCAGGAATGATTTCTAGGATACTGTTTGTTGATGACATAGCTTGCATCAACCCAGAGCACTGCATGCAAGTGTGTGGAAGCAGAGCTGGGTGCTCCAATATTGCCTACCCACGCCTGGTGATGAAGTTGGTTCCTGTGGGCCTTCGGGGCTTGATGATGGCAGTGATGATTGCGGCTCTGATGAGCGACTTGGACTCCATCTTTAACAGTGCCAGTACCATATTCACCCTCGATGTGTACAAGCTTATCCGCAAGAGCGCGAGCTCCCGGGAACTAATGATAGTGGGCAGGATATTTGTGGCTTTTATGGTTGTCATCAGCATAGCATGGGTGCCAATCATTGTGGAGATGCAAGGAGGCCAGATGTACCTTTATATCCAGGAGGTGGCAGATTATCTGACCCCTCCAGTGGCAGCCCTCTTCCTTCTGGCAATTTTCTGGAAACGTTGCAACGAGCAAGGGGCTTTCTATGGTGGAATGGCAGGCTTTGTTCTTGGAGCTGTCCGTTTGATACTGGCTTTTACCTACCGTGCTCCTGAATGTGACCAACCTGATAACAGGCCAGGCTTCATCAAAGACATCCATTATATGTATGTGGCTACAGCATTGTTTTGGATCACAGgactcataactgtaattgtgaGTCTTCTCACACCGCCTCCCACCAAGGACCAGATTCGTACCACCACCTTTTGGTCAAAGAAGACCCTGGTAACAAAGGAGAGCTGCTGTCAGAAAGATGAGCCATACAAAATGCAAGAGAAGAGCTTTCTACGGAGCAATGACAATAGTGAGGCTATCAACCACGTCATTCCCAACGGGAAGTCTGAAGACAGCATTAAGGAACTTCAGCCTGAAGATGTTAATCTGTTGGTGACGTGCAGAGAAGAGGGCAATCCAGTAGCTTCCATGGGTCATTCAGAGGCAGAAACACCAGTAGATGCTTATTCCAATGGGCAAGCAGCTCTCatgggtgagaaagagagagagaaggaaacagaaagccGAAGCCGGTATTGGAAGTTCATAGACTGGTTTTGTGGCTTTAAGAGTAAAAGCCTTAGCAAGAGAAGTCTCAGAGACTTGATGGATGAGGAGGCCGTTTGCTCACAGATGTTAGAAGAGTCTCCGCAAGTAAAAGTCGTGTTAAATATTGGACTTTTTGCTGTGTGTTCACTTGGaattttcatgtttgtttatttctccttATGA